From a single Candidatus Schekmanbacteria bacterium genomic region:
- a CDS encoding DUF86 domain-containing protein yields MKQIEKKLHFLADHLKILKEFEGKTIDEIRKNYKDLKFVEKIIQELVDCAIDVNEIVIKKVKNEKPFSSKRSFRDLQDICDKNGIAFEDKDIKLFIDTVSLRNEIVHSYDVNIYLTWGKRKIDVIVALYKRYADNILNLGKLIY; encoded by the coding sequence ATGAAGCAGATTGAGAAAAAATTACATTTTCTGGCTGATCATCTTAAAATACTCAAGGAGTTTGAAGGGAAGACAATTGATGAGATCAGAAAAAATTACAAAGACCTCAAATTCGTTGAAAAGATAATTCAGGAGCTGGTTGATTGTGCCATTGATGTGAATGAGATTGTAATAAAAAAGGTTAAGAACGAGAAACCTTTTTCATCAAAGCGTTCATTCAGGGATCTTCAGGATATTTGTGATAAAAATGGAATTGCTTTTGAAGATAAAGACATCAAGCTCTTCATTGATACTGTTTCACTCAGAAATGAGATTGTGCATTCTTATGATGTGAACATCTATCTGACATGGGGGAAAAGAAAGATTGATGTAATAGTTGCTTTATATAAGAGATATGCTGACAATATACTGAATTTAGGTAAGCTTATTTATTAG
- a CDS encoding nucleotidyltransferase domain-containing protein produces the protein MLTEKSLEIISKLAGKYSLKLVILFGGLAKGIYDEKSDMDIAILPQNTNEFIEKEMLSNLIYDFMEVEDIERREADIVLVTSENPILLYQIAKYGVPLYSESDETYQNFLSWARFTYEDNMRFITGLSETVKEKLRNI, from the coding sequence ATGCTCACTGAAAAAAGCCTTGAAATAATAAGCAAACTGGCGGGGAAATACTCCCTGAAACTTGTCATACTCTTTGGCGGGCTGGCAAAGGGGATATATGATGAGAAAAGCGATATGGATATTGCCATACTTCCGCAAAATACAAATGAGTTTATTGAGAAGGAAATGCTGAGCAATTTAATTTATGATTTCATGGAAGTTGAAGATATTGAGAGAAGGGAGGCTGACATTGTTCTTGTAACTTCGGAAAACCCGATTCTCCTTTACCAGATAGCAAAATATGGAGTCCCTCTTTATTCAGAAAGCGATGAGACATATCAGAACTTTCTGAGCTGGGCACGGTTTACTTATGAAGATAACATGAGGTTTATAACAGGGTTGTCTGAGACTGTTAAAGAAAAGTTAAGGAATATATGA